One Pirellulales bacterium DNA window includes the following coding sequences:
- a CDS encoding SH3 domain-containing protein: MPLRHLLSGIVCLALVGPGWAEEFDSDDADVDFPYHAFVNTDDVYVRSGPGQNYYPVLRLQRGDRVEVYRHDPGGWYAIRPPAECFSWVSAEYVEPGEGKMARVKGERVVARVGSAFSDIRDVIQVRLDENELVEVLEAKRIGTGPAAQTWYKISPPAGEFRWVSGQFVSSQRPEREVRKRDAHNNLLIARHAKQHEQELDERSAARHDRRRDADEDDSDEPRRGPQALAIKYNGDANERLDDDRDVERSKVSHRTTSHRVRDEDRDEPVAERRRPSQASRRAPLPQGDAGLMKELEELDFQLSAEVAKEPASWNLAPLRERSDVLLSRSDTALDRGRVRLVQRKISRFDDIKQRADKIAMAQRATDLRNQDAIHASLGGSLGVPMDERFDGVGKLTQVYPAQSGVAGYALVDKDGKVKQFVTAAPGVNLRPFIGREVGVQGTLGYMTDAQTSHLTAKRVALIDEGRTLR; encoded by the coding sequence ATGCCACTGCGACACCTTTTATCGGGGATTGTTTGCCTCGCGCTCGTTGGCCCTGGTTGGGCCGAAGAGTTCGACAGCGACGACGCCGATGTCGACTTTCCCTATCACGCCTTCGTCAATACCGACGATGTCTATGTGCGCAGCGGGCCGGGACAGAATTACTATCCCGTGCTCCGCTTGCAGCGCGGCGACCGCGTCGAGGTTTATCGACACGACCCGGGTGGCTGGTACGCGATTCGCCCGCCGGCCGAATGCTTTAGCTGGGTGTCGGCGGAATACGTCGAGCCGGGCGAAGGAAAAATGGCCCGGGTCAAGGGGGAACGCGTCGTCGCCCGTGTCGGCAGCGCCTTCAGCGACATTCGCGACGTGATTCAGGTACGGCTCGACGAAAACGAACTGGTCGAGGTGCTCGAGGCCAAGCGGATCGGCACCGGGCCGGCCGCGCAGACGTGGTACAAGATTTCGCCCCCCGCGGGCGAGTTCCGCTGGGTTTCGGGCCAGTTCGTCTCCAGCCAGCGGCCTGAGCGCGAGGTCCGCAAGCGCGACGCACACAACAATCTGCTTATTGCCCGGCATGCGAAGCAGCACGAACAAGAGTTAGACGAGCGCAGCGCGGCGCGACACGATCGACGCCGCGACGCCGACGAGGATGACTCTGATGAGCCGCGGCGAGGACCGCAGGCACTCGCCATCAAGTACAACGGCGACGCGAACGAGCGCCTCGACGACGACCGCGACGTCGAGCGATCGAAGGTCTCGCACCGCACGACATCGCATCGCGTGCGCGATGAGGATCGCGACGAGCCAGTGGCCGAACGGCGCCGGCCGAGCCAGGCGTCGCGACGCGCGCCTTTGCCGCAAGGGGACGCCGGCTTGATGAAGGAGCTCGAAGAACTCGATTTCCAGCTTTCCGCCGAGGTGGCCAAGGAGCCGGCAAGTTGGAACCTGGCACCGCTGCGCGAGCGCAGCGACGTGTTGCTTTCGCGCAGTGATACGGCGCTCGATCGCGGCCGCGTGCGTCTGGTGCAGCGCAAGATCTCGCGCTTCGACGACATTAAGCAGCGGGCCGACAAGATCGCCATGGCCCAGCGGGCCACCGATTTGCGCAACCAGGACGCTATTCATGCCTCGCTCGGCGGGTCGTTGGGTGTGCCCATGGACGAACGTTTCGACGGGGTCGGCAAGCTGACCCAGGTCTATCCGGCGCAGTCGGGCGTGGCCGGCTATGCCCTGGTCGACAAGGACGGCAAGGTGAAGCAATTCGTCACGGCGGCCCCGGGCGTGAATTTGCGTCCTTTCATCGGGCGCGAAGTAGGCGTGCAGGGAACGCTGGGCTACATGACCGACGCCCAGACCAGTCATCTGACGGCGAAACGCGTGGCCTTGATCGACGAAGGGCGCACGTTGCGATAG
- a CDS encoding SLC13 family permease yields MNWQAGFTLFVLGGVLASLIFTAVGPDLALIGGLIVLMMAGILTPAQMVHGLSNEGLVTVAVLYVVSAGMRETGAIDLIAMRVLGRPKTTAAAIARLLIPVTAISAFVNNTPLVAMLIPVVNDWAKRQQIAASKLMIPLSYAAILGGTCSLIGTSTNLVVDGLYIKSQGTGLAMFEVSKVGIPAAIAGCAFIMLTAKWLLPDRRPAISHSDDPRSYTAEMLVAADSPLVGKSIEDAGRVPGRNRPRWPGAAGRFASGAIARERSAGVRGHRGIGRRLAEDARARAGHGPGLQARVTSRCALLDRSRGVEHLPPGG; encoded by the coding sequence ATGAATTGGCAGGCGGGATTCACGTTGTTCGTGCTGGGCGGCGTGCTGGCGTCGCTGATCTTTACGGCCGTCGGCCCTGATCTTGCGCTGATCGGCGGACTGATCGTGCTCATGATGGCCGGCATTCTGACGCCGGCCCAAATGGTACACGGGCTGTCGAACGAGGGCCTGGTCACGGTCGCCGTATTGTACGTCGTCAGCGCCGGCATGCGCGAGACCGGGGCCATCGATCTGATCGCCATGCGCGTGCTCGGCCGGCCCAAGACAACGGCCGCCGCGATCGCGCGACTCTTGATCCCGGTCACGGCCATTAGCGCGTTTGTCAACAATACACCGCTCGTGGCAATGTTGATTCCGGTCGTGAACGATTGGGCCAAACGGCAGCAGATCGCGGCTTCGAAGCTGATGATCCCGCTGAGCTATGCCGCGATTCTCGGCGGTACGTGCTCCTTGATTGGCACCAGCACCAACCTGGTTGTCGACGGCCTGTACATCAAATCGCAGGGCACAGGTCTGGCGATGTTCGAGGTCAGCAAGGTGGGCATTCCGGCGGCGATCGCCGGCTGTGCGTTCATTATGCTAACCGCCAAATGGTTGTTGCCCGACCGCCGGCCCGCGATCAGCCACAGCGACGATCCACGCAGCTACACGGCCGAAATGCTGGTAGCCGCCGATAGTCCGCTCGTTGGCAAATCGATCGAGGATGCCGGGCGTGTACCTGGCCGAAATCGACCGCGATGGCCTGGTGCTGCCGGCCGTTTCGCCTCAGGAGCGATTGCGCGAGAACGATCGGCTGGTGTTCGTGGGCATCGTGGAATCGGTCGTCGACTTGCAGAAGACGCGCGGGCTCGTGCCGGCCACGGACCAGGTCTTCAAGCTCGAGTCACCTCGCGATGTGCGCTGCTTGATCGAAGCCGTGGTGTCGAACACCTGCCCCCTGGTGGGTAA
- a CDS encoding SLC13 family permease, translated as MGKTIRDGNFRTVYNAVVVAVARNGERINKKIGDVVLWPGDTLLVEAHPSFVDQQRNSRDFFLVSQLENSNPLRHERAFLALGIMAAMVTLAATGMLSMLQAALVAAAAMLVTRCCTAAIARRTIDWPILLAIAASFAFGEALENTGAAKALADGMIGVAQGKPFIALAMFYLVTLLLTELITNNAAAALMFPLGLATASNLNVNFMPFVIATMMAASAGFATPIGYQTNLMVYGPGGYRFNDYVKIGVPLDILIMIVTVALSPFIWPF; from the coding sequence GTGGGTAAGACCATCCGCGACGGCAATTTCCGCACGGTTTACAACGCCGTAGTGGTTGCCGTGGCGCGCAACGGTGAGCGCATCAACAAAAAGATCGGTGACGTTGTTCTCTGGCCGGGCGACACGCTCCTGGTAGAAGCCCATCCGTCGTTTGTCGATCAGCAGCGGAACAGCCGCGATTTCTTCCTGGTCAGCCAATTGGAGAACTCGAACCCGTTGCGGCACGAGCGGGCGTTTCTGGCCCTGGGCATCATGGCGGCGATGGTGACGCTGGCAGCGACCGGGATGTTGAGCATGCTGCAGGCGGCGCTGGTGGCCGCGGCGGCGATGCTCGTCACGCGCTGCTGCACGGCGGCCATCGCGCGGCGCACGATCGACTGGCCCATTCTGCTGGCGATCGCTGCTTCATTCGCCTTTGGCGAAGCCCTGGAAAACACCGGCGCCGCCAAGGCGCTAGCCGACGGGATGATCGGCGTGGCGCAGGGTAAACCATTCATCGCGCTGGCGATGTTTTATCTGGTCACGTTGTTGTTGACCGAATTGATCACGAATAACGCTGCCGCGGCGCTCATGTTTCCCTTGGGGCTGGCAACGGCCTCGAATTTGAACGTGAACTTCATGCCGTTCGTCATCGCGACGATGATGGCGGCCTCGGCCGGCTTTGCGACGCCCATCGGTTATCAAACCAACTTGATGGTTTATGGACCGGGCGGTTACAGGTTTAACGATTACGTAAAGATTGGCGTGCCGCTGGATATTTTGATCATGATCGTGACCGTGGCGCTTAGTCCTTTCATCTGGCCGTTTTAG
- a CDS encoding MMPL family transporter — MTKRDFYARHSPAILLIAVFLLPISFAGARRALNSNQNRVEQWLPDQYEETQVYQEFRKHFQGEEFVLVSWDGCTLDDERLALLSRKLVPEEGDEVPAEARYFTKALSGPAIIDTLTKPPINITHSEAVERLRGSLIGQDGKQTCLVLTLSPEGKKSLRKTIGKIYNTAEKECNIKHDALHMGGPPSDNVAIDLAGEQSLVRLASLAGFIGLAISWWCLRSVKLVAIVLSAGVYSAMASLAFVWYSGGEMNAIVLTMPSLVYVAAISGAIHLANYYRDSIHEGGLEGAPMRAIKHAWLPLSLATGTTAVGLLTLCYSELVPIQLFGFYSAVGVVFSLLFLFFFMPAAFERWPLTDEASGEAQGPAIDPAFFGNWGKVGDWIIGHNGIMTAAGLAVIGFCALGMYRMETSVQLMRLFSPKAKVVTDYEWLEEHLGNLIPMEVVINIDPLTARLNFLERMELVQRVQKEVETIPEVGKSLSAATFSANLGQIDQPDVPKPKKRRGLRDIVGSVAGVRDEKKLAADVRNKKLEEHRDEYLNSDYLREKDGREMWRVSARVSALKNVDYAKFVADIKAKVEPVLDDMRAKLGPDSAAGLEATYTGLVPLVYKAQNSLLDGLVTGFITDLILIFVAIVVAMRSFTSGIILAVPSVFPPIVVFGLMGWLGIVIDIGTVMTPSVALGVSVDDIVHFMLQYRRAIAAGATQREAVKAAYHHCGRAMYQSWGVIGLGLSVFALSPFTPTQRFGCMTIALLTATLLANLLILPAILAGPLGTLFARGARKKKPTAAEEPPRQTPPAPKSLRPLDESPRIEPTRRPVSSN, encoded by the coding sequence ATGACTAAACGCGATTTCTACGCTCGCCATAGCCCTGCGATCTTGCTGATCGCCGTGTTCCTGCTGCCGATCTCGTTTGCCGGCGCGCGGCGCGCGCTGAACAGCAATCAGAATCGCGTCGAGCAATGGTTGCCGGATCAGTACGAAGAGACGCAGGTCTATCAAGAGTTCCGCAAGCATTTTCAGGGCGAAGAATTCGTCCTGGTCAGTTGGGACGGCTGTACGCTGGATGATGAGCGCTTGGCGCTTTTGTCGCGCAAGCTCGTGCCTGAGGAGGGCGACGAGGTGCCCGCCGAAGCGCGCTACTTTACCAAGGCCCTCTCCGGCCCCGCGATTATCGACACCCTCACCAAGCCGCCCATCAACATCACGCATTCCGAGGCGGTCGAGCGGCTGCGCGGCTCGCTCATCGGTCAGGACGGCAAGCAGACGTGCCTGGTGCTGACCCTCTCGCCCGAGGGAAAGAAGAGCCTGCGCAAAACAATCGGCAAGATCTACAACACCGCCGAAAAAGAGTGCAACATCAAGCACGATGCCCTGCACATGGGCGGACCCCCTTCGGACAACGTGGCCATCGACCTGGCCGGCGAGCAGAGCCTGGTGCGGCTGGCGTCGCTGGCGGGCTTCATCGGCCTGGCGATTTCCTGGTGGTGCTTGCGCAGCGTGAAGCTGGTCGCCATCGTGCTCAGCGCCGGCGTGTACAGTGCGATGGCCAGTCTGGCTTTCGTCTGGTACTCGGGCGGCGAGATGAACGCCATCGTGCTCACGATGCCATCGCTGGTCTACGTGGCGGCAATTTCCGGCGCCATCCACCTGGCGAATTATTACCGCGATTCGATCCACGAAGGTGGGCTCGAAGGCGCGCCGATGCGGGCCATCAAGCACGCCTGGCTACCCTTGAGCCTCGCAACCGGCACCACGGCCGTGGGTCTGTTGACGTTGTGCTATAGCGAGCTGGTGCCGATTCAGTTGTTCGGCTTTTACTCGGCCGTGGGCGTGGTGTTCAGCTTGCTCTTCCTCTTCTTCTTCATGCCGGCCGCCTTCGAGCGCTGGCCGCTGACGGATGAGGCGAGCGGCGAAGCGCAAGGCCCCGCGATTGATCCAGCGTTTTTTGGCAACTGGGGCAAGGTCGGCGACTGGATCATTGGGCACAACGGGATCATGACCGCCGCCGGTCTGGCCGTGATCGGCTTTTGTGCGCTCGGTATGTACCGGATGGAGACGAGCGTGCAACTGATGCGGCTCTTCTCGCCCAAGGCCAAGGTCGTGACCGACTATGAATGGCTGGAAGAACATCTCGGCAACCTGATCCCAATGGAAGTCGTGATCAATATCGATCCGCTCACCGCTCGGCTGAATTTCCTCGAACGGATGGAGCTGGTGCAACGGGTTCAGAAAGAGGTCGAGACGATTCCCGAGGTGGGTAAGAGCCTGTCGGCAGCTACGTTCTCGGCCAACCTGGGGCAGATCGATCAGCCGGACGTGCCCAAGCCGAAGAAGCGCCGCGGCCTGCGCGACATTGTCGGTTCAGTCGCCGGTGTGCGCGACGAAAAGAAGCTTGCCGCCGACGTTCGCAATAAGAAGCTCGAAGAGCATCGCGACGAGTATCTGAATAGCGACTACTTGCGCGAGAAGGATGGCCGCGAGATGTGGCGCGTCAGCGCCCGCGTCAGCGCTCTGAAGAACGTCGACTACGCGAAGTTCGTCGCCGACATCAAGGCCAAGGTCGAGCCGGTGCTCGACGACATGCGTGCCAAGCTGGGGCCGGATTCCGCCGCCGGTCTGGAAGCTACTTACACGGGTCTGGTGCCGCTGGTCTACAAGGCCCAAAACTCGTTGCTCGATGGCCTGGTGACCGGATTCATCACCGACTTGATCTTGATTTTCGTGGCTATCGTGGTGGCCATGCGTTCGTTCACATCGGGCATCATTCTCGCCGTGCCCAGTGTGTTTCCGCCGATCGTGGTCTTCGGTCTGATGGGCTGGCTGGGCATCGTCATCGATATCGGGACCGTGATGACACCGAGCGTGGCCCTGGGCGTGTCGGTCGACGATATCGTCCATTTCATGCTGCAGTACCGCCGGGCGATTGCCGCGGGCGCCACGCAGCGTGAAGCGGTGAAGGCTGCCTATCACCATTGCGGCCGCGCGATGTACCAGAGTTGGGGCGTCATCGGTCTGGGCTTGAGCGTGTTCGCCTTGAGCCCCTTCACGCCGACCCAGCGTTTCGGCTGCATGACGATCGCGCTTTTGACCGCGACGTTGCTGGCGAACTTGCTGATTCTTCCCGCGATTCTCGCTGGTCCGCTGGGCACGCTGTTTGCCCGCGGTGCGCGGAAAAAAAAGCCCACGGCGGCCGAGGAGCCGCCACGGCAGACGCCGCCCGCCCCGAAGAGCCTTCGCCCGTTGGATGAATCGCCGCGCATCGAACCGACGCGGCGCCCGGTCAGCAGTAATTAG
- a CDS encoding ornithine cyclodeaminase family protein, with the protein MGVLYLTEADVTALIDMPHSIAIVEEAFRHLVTAEAENVPRVRARAPGIILHSMIASAGYLGYVGWKCYTTTRNAARFHVGLYDQATGALVALIEADQLGRLRTGATTGVALRSMAPSDAHELGLFGVGRQAETQLLAAAAVLPLRRAFVYSRSEERRERFAEKMQAQLDAEIIAVDRPHEAAEDLPIVITATSSSTPVFDGAALAEGTVVCAVGANALSRAEIDATTVRRADTIVCDSVAACRHEAGDFVDAVEKGIFDWSRAVDLAQVVVGRAVGRTRNGGVAIFKSVGLAIEDVAMAARLVQLAKEQGRGTTLPI; encoded by the coding sequence ATGGGCGTCCTCTACCTTACCGAAGCGGATGTCACGGCGCTGATCGACATGCCGCACTCGATCGCGATCGTCGAGGAGGCGTTTCGCCACCTGGTAACGGCCGAAGCCGAAAATGTTCCGCGGGTGCGCGCTCGCGCGCCCGGCATCATCCTGCACAGCATGATCGCCTCGGCCGGATACCTGGGCTATGTCGGCTGGAAGTGCTACACCACCACGCGCAACGCCGCCCGTTTTCACGTCGGCCTGTACGATCAGGCCACCGGCGCGCTTGTAGCGCTGATCGAAGCGGATCAACTGGGCCGGCTGCGCACCGGCGCCACGACCGGTGTCGCCCTGCGATCGATGGCCCCGTCCGATGCGCATGAGCTGGGCCTGTTCGGCGTCGGCAGGCAGGCGGAAACGCAGCTTTTGGCCGCGGCCGCGGTGCTGCCGCTGCGCCGCGCGTTCGTTTACAGCCGATCTGAAGAGCGGCGGGAACGATTTGCCGAGAAGATGCAAGCGCAGCTCGACGCAGAAATCATCGCCGTCGACCGCCCGCACGAGGCCGCCGAAGATTTACCGATCGTGATCACGGCCACCAGCAGCTCGACGCCTGTCTTCGATGGCGCAGCGCTCGCCGAGGGAACGGTCGTCTGCGCCGTAGGCGCCAACGCCCTGTCGCGCGCCGAGATCGACGCCACCACCGTGCGCCGCGCCGATACGATCGTCTGCGACAGCGTCGCGGCCTGCCGGCACGAGGCGGGCGATTTTGTCGACGCCGTCGAGAAAGGCATCTTCGATTGGTCGCGGGCCGTCGATCTGGCCCAGGTCGTCGTCGGGCGTGCCGTCGGCCGCACGCGCAACGGTGGCGTGGCGATCTTCAAATCCGTCGGCCTGGCGATCGAAGACGTCGCCATGGCGGCCCGGCTGGTGCAACTGGCCAAAGAACAGGGACGTGGAACGACCCTGCCCATTTGA
- the xylB gene encoding xylulokinase codes for MSHFLGLDVGTSGTKALVIDESGTILASAMETYPCYHPRPAWSEQDPNDWWQATTAAIQSVMKKAKLRPADVAAIGLSGQMHGSVFLDKRDRVIRRALLWNDQRTAAECAEIENRAGGRRKLIKMVANPALTGFTAPKILWLRNQEPRHFDKLHKVLLPKDEIRRRLTGEYATEVSDASGTLLLDVAKRRWSSALLSKLELDESLLPRCYESEEVTGKLTPQAAEELGLSTDCLVVGGAGDCAAGAVGNGIVAKGIVSTSIGTSGVMFAHSDTVEIDPEGRIHTFCHAVRGKWHVMGVTLAAGGSLQWFQNELCHMNGAAGDAPTADSYEILNQEAESAPAGSDGLFFLPYLSGERTPHADPHARGCFIGLSLAHRRGHLLRSIMEGVAYSLRDCLDIIRGLEIPVREIRASGGGSKSALWRQIQADVFGQKVATINAEEGPAYGVALLAAVGAGAFKNIREACAATIRVVDSTAPQRGSVKTYDRAFPEYQQLYRSLRDDFRRIADLQE; via the coding sequence ATGAGTCATTTTCTCGGCCTCGATGTTGGCACTTCAGGAACCAAGGCGCTCGTCATCGACGAGTCGGGCACGATCCTGGCCAGCGCCATGGAGACGTACCCCTGCTATCACCCTCGCCCTGCCTGGAGCGAGCAGGACCCGAACGACTGGTGGCAAGCCACGACCGCGGCCATTCAATCGGTGATGAAGAAAGCCAAGCTCCGTCCGGCCGACGTTGCGGCCATTGGCCTTTCGGGCCAGATGCACGGCTCGGTCTTTCTCGATAAGCGCGACCGCGTGATCCGCCGCGCGCTGTTGTGGAACGATCAGCGGACGGCGGCCGAATGCGCCGAAATCGAAAACCGTGCCGGCGGTCGCCGCAAGTTAATCAAGATGGTCGCCAACCCGGCACTGACCGGCTTCACGGCACCGAAGATTCTGTGGCTACGAAATCAGGAACCGCGCCATTTCGACAAGCTGCACAAGGTACTGCTGCCCAAAGACGAGATCCGCCGCCGCCTGACTGGTGAGTACGCCACCGAAGTAAGCGACGCCAGCGGCACGCTTTTGTTGGACGTCGCCAAGCGCCGCTGGTCGAGTGCGCTACTCTCGAAGCTGGAACTCGACGAAAGCCTGCTGCCACGCTGCTACGAATCGGAAGAAGTCACGGGCAAGCTCACGCCGCAGGCGGCCGAGGAACTCGGCTTGTCGACCGATTGCCTGGTCGTTGGCGGAGCCGGTGACTGCGCCGCCGGCGCGGTCGGCAACGGTATCGTGGCCAAGGGAATCGTCTCGACGTCGATCGGCACCTCGGGCGTGATGTTCGCCCACAGCGACACGGTCGAGATCGATCCGGAGGGACGCATCCACACGTTTTGCCACGCCGTTCGCGGCAAATGGCACGTCATGGGCGTGACGCTGGCTGCCGGCGGCTCGCTGCAATGGTTTCAGAACGAGCTGTGCCACATGAACGGCGCGGCCGGCGATGCCCCGACGGCCGACTCGTACGAGATCTTGAACCAGGAGGCCGAAAGTGCCCCGGCCGGAAGTGACGGCTTGTTCTTTTTGCCGTATCTATCGGGCGAACGCACCCCGCACGCCGATCCGCACGCCCGCGGGTGTTTCATTGGGCTATCACTGGCCCATCGGCGCGGCCACCTGCTGCGCTCGATCATGGAAGGGGTCGCCTACTCGCTGCGCGACTGCCTGGATATCATCCGCGGCTTGGAAATTCCGGTGCGCGAGATTCGGGCCTCGGGCGGCGGTTCGAAAAGCGCCCTGTGGCGGCAGATTCAGGCCGACGTCTTCGGCCAGAAAGTCGCCACGATCAACGCCGAAGAAGGACCGGCTTACGGTGTCGCGCTGTTGGCGGCCGTCGGCGCCGGAGCATTCAAGAACATCCGCGAAGCATGCGCCGCCACGATCCGCGTGGTCGATAGCACAGCGCCGCAGCGCGGGAGTGTGAAAACCTACGATCGGGCGTTTCCCGAATATCAACAGTTGTATCGTTCGCTGCGCGACGATTTCCGTCGCATCGCCGATTTGCAAGAATAA
- a CDS encoding 3-ketoacyl-ACP reductase, with translation MTATPVSLVTGGSRGIGRAIALELARLGHVVLVNYLRRQDAADEVVAAIHRAGGHAIGVQGDVARSEDRESLIARALEFGGRLDVLVNNAGITSPGRNDLLEATEENWDHVLGTNLKGPFFLAQLAARRMIELIRARVTTGGKIINISSISAYAMSTDRADYCIAKAGMAAMTWLLAERLASEQIQVFEICPGLIATDMTAPVREKYDKQMAAGLVPQRRWGEPEDVARAVGVLVSDALPYSTGERINVDGGFHIRRL, from the coding sequence ATGACCGCCACACCTGTCTCGCTTGTCACCGGCGGTTCGCGCGGAATTGGTCGTGCGATTGCCCTGGAACTGGCCCGGCTCGGGCACGTCGTGCTGGTCAACTACTTGCGGCGGCAGGATGCGGCCGATGAGGTCGTGGCCGCGATCCATCGCGCGGGCGGGCATGCGATCGGCGTGCAGGGGGACGTCGCGCGTAGCGAGGATCGAGAATCGCTCATCGCTCGGGCCCTTGAGTTCGGGGGCCGACTGGATGTGCTCGTCAACAATGCCGGAATCACCTCTCCCGGCCGAAATGATTTGCTGGAAGCAACCGAAGAGAACTGGGATCACGTACTGGGCACGAACCTGAAGGGCCCGTTTTTCCTTGCGCAATTGGCGGCGCGACGCATGATCGAGCTCATTCGCGCTCGCGTGACGACCGGCGGAAAGATCATCAACATCTCGTCGATCTCGGCGTACGCCATGAGCACCGACCGGGCCGATTATTGCATCGCGAAGGCCGGTATGGCCGCCATGACCTGGCTCTTGGCCGAGCGGTTGGCGTCAGAGCAGATTCAGGTCTTCGAAATCTGCCCTGGTCTGATTGCCACCGACATGACAGCGCCGGTCCGCGAGAAATACGACAAGCAAATGGCCGCAGGGCTGGTGCCGCAGCGGCGCTGGGGGGAGCCCGAAGACGTCGCCCGCGCCGTGGGCGTCCTTGTCAGCGACGCACTGCCCTACAGCACGGGTGAGCGCATCAATGTCGACGGCGGCTTCCATATCCGACGGCTGTGA